In Crassostrea angulata isolate pt1a10 chromosome 6, ASM2561291v2, whole genome shotgun sequence, a genomic segment contains:
- the LOC128190873 gene encoding uncharacterized protein LOC128190873, protein MSSLPKSDRRLLRQKMVKNKVRLLNFYLYHGRDFLQEVLEVYTSPALLYEELVESDYYSGLSLADQEALYSIKDDNTFSDLELEQTFYLLTRFTRIKQPLCGWCGQCRVQGLKSDHIGENLEKFMSLWNLVNKSNFMADEIYEESLQSLKTLGDNVSSFFAFGKSFRESMNRELQDDGTDIQIVSCGKDVSIQIGQNNKCIMNVEVFDHLQSQEESGNTEAEDDLVKMILHLNTTSTSGLYVARIEERILRSLSGEQLLEINKVLQEKFGVQIVVSRKGCVVLVLRKMKPISQNLMDKGVLREFVSILFKLVGFSNDNLSKINVQVDLTLGNSADVDHFKESQLQNTVIDVTLAPRYAIQRMSDERKRELVSTILEVADPNLEDNNEELQITAHFMNERVKELTDCGDSISSKHTEKSPGANPVCLSIESEEFSLFTPNAHEMKKQNHEPYFTRKYSKASSKTHQLLHREKEPVKTNSNFLVNIWCVQMIILVGLFTLTLFLLNFANIQTTNHTSSQTPTPCTGSQNISFLKDVWPTDRKLAIRNRFDIEALPSSKNKSAIFHLDLSCINISFINLSIFHDFSRLSHLNLSKNSMHQVVGLDLVPSLQFLDLSSNSLKRISDLQTLSTSSITVLDLKNNYISSLNSTDLSRFPAILFVDISNNPIKEFGLFPTLSCCDIQSLNYSCVVQYNSVAIITDSFKGDHKQVSTNYHVLTSLPQQKARVDNTIHI, encoded by the exons ATGTCTTCCTTACCAAAGTCAGACCGTCGTTTACTTCGGCAGAAAATGGTAAAAAACAAAGTACGTCTCCTCAATTTTTACCTGTACCACGGGAGGGACTTTCTTCAGGAGGTTTTGGAGGTGTACACGTCCCCAGCGCTTCTGTATGAAGAACTCGTCGAATCAGACTATTACTCAGGTCTTTCCCTAGCTGACCAGGAAGCGCTCTATTCGATCAAAGATGACAACACATTTTCCGACCTGGAGTTAGAGCAGACTTTTTATCTTTTGACCAGGTTTACACGGATAAAACAACCCCTCTGTGGTTGGTGTGGACAGTGTCGGGTACAGGGTCTAAAAAGCGACCATATTGGTGAAAACCTGGAGAAATTTATGTCACTATGGAACCTTGTCAACAAATCAAATTTCATGGCAGATGAAATTTATGAGGAAAGTTTGCAGAGTCTGAAAACTTTAGGAGACAATGTTTCATCATTTTTTGCCTTTGGGAAATCATTCAGAGAATCTATGAACCGAGAGTTACAAGATGATGGTACAGATATTCAGATTGTGTCATGTGGCAAAGACGTTAGCATACAAATTGGCCAGAACAATAAATGCATTATGAACGTGGAAGTTTTTGACCATTTGCAAAGTCAGGAAGAATCAGGGAATACAGAGGCTGAAGATGATCTAGTTAAGATGATCCTTCACTTGAACACAACATCTACATCCGGGCTATACGTTGCCCGTATAGAGGAACGTATTCTTCGGTCGTTATCCGGAGAACAATTGCTAGAAATCAACAAAGTTCTACAGGAAAAGTTTGGTGTCCAAATTGTGGTTTCGAGAAAAGGATGTGTTGTTCTCGTACTACGCAAAATGAAACCAATATCTCAGAATCTAATGGACAAAGGTGTTCTGAGAGAATTCGTGTCGATCTTATTTAAACTAGTTGGATTTTCCAATGACAATCTCTCAAAGATTAACGTTCAGGTTGATCTGACACTGGGGAATTCTGCAGACGTGGACCACTTCAAAGAGTCTCAGTTACAGAACACCg TTATTGATGTGACCCTTGCCCCGAGATATGCGATACAACGTATGTCGGATGAGAGGAAGAGAGAACTAGTGTCAACTATTCTTGAAGTCGCGGATCCAAATTTAGAAGACAACAACGAAGAACTACAAATCACGGCCCATTTTATGAATGAACGCGTCAAGGAACTTACAG ACTGTGGGGATTCTATCAGCTCTAAACACACAGAAAAGTCTCCAGGAGCAAACCCAGTTTGTTTGTCAATAGAATCAGAAGAATTTTCACTATTTACACCAAACGCAcatgaaatgaaaaaacaaaatcatgagCCCTACTTTACAAGGAAATACAGCAAGGCTTCATCAAAAACTCATCAACTTCTCCACAGAGAAAAGGAACCTGTCAAAACGAATTCCAATTTCTTAGTTAATATTTGGTGTGTTCAAATGATCATACTTGTAGGACTTTTCACTCTCACCCTCTTTTTGCTGAACTTTGCTAACATCCAAACGACGAACCATACATCATCTCAGACACCGACACCATGCACTGGTAGTCAAAACATCTCATTCCTAAAAGATGTATGGCCCACAGATAGAAAACTGGCCATAAGAAACCGTTTTGATATAGAAGCGTTGCCGAGTAGCAAGAACAAAAGTGCGATATTTCATCTAGATTTGAGTTGCATCAACATTTCCTTCATAAACCTTTCAATATTTCATGACTTTTCCCGGCTTAGCCATTTAAATTTGTCCAAAAATTCCATGCATCAAGTCGTTGGGTTGGATCTTGTTCCGTCGCTTCAATTTTTAGACTTGTCTAGCAACAGTCTCAAACGGATAAGCGACCTGCAAACCTTATCGACATCTTCCATCACAGTATTAGATTTGAAGAACAATTATATTTCATCCTTGAATTCAACAGATCTTTCAAGATTTCCAGCTATTTTATTTGTAGATATCTCGAACAACCCAATTAAGGAATTTGGTTTATTTCCGACATTGTCTTGCTGTGATATACAATCGTTGAATTATAGCTGTGTAGTACAGTACAATTCCGTAGCTATTATAACAGATAGCTTTAAGGGGGACCACAAACAAGTGAGTACGAATTATCATGTGTTAACCTCCCTTCCACAACAAAAAGCTCGTGTTGACAACacaatacatatataa
- the LOC128190192 gene encoding zinc finger protein 782-like, whose translation MPKSFLLTNRRFLIEKKKFKESPSGKPSRNEKTTHDDGYEAGQLQNWDDKPSQTTPQQCPEFVDYRQIFYIEHDERHPPTKDFSNETDTDDNDTPKDLSTKRRTSPFIPTRANEASLPKLNEGHNVPQQISTAHTIHAPSYMIGQRPSYSYFQYPDESSGQRDYTTEAVPDYKRTAQTPSMPSEHRPEVELSPYNRYSDFSAELRPEFSPINRCHAECSDHFSLLYDLIRNTNGLLEHREQIEAPLNAKRALNFDNPTYSPVIEPISPRSTSGNEHDAFNNYPCEECGKRYSTSSNLARHRQTHRSSSDKKARKCPHCEKVYVSMPAFSMHVRTHSQGCECPYCGKRFSRPWLLQGHIRTHTGEKPFDCPKCGKCFADKSNLRAHVQTHSTEKPYVCGRCGKAFALKSYLYKHEESSCMRGQRNRAKLEKPGTRAHKHRNRQNSIHDSSPSTPESLA comes from the exons GAATCCCCTTCAG GGAAACCGAGTAGAAATGAAAAGACAACACATGACGACGGCTATGAAGCTGGGCAGTTGCAAAACTGGGATGACAAACCGTCCCAAACAACACCGCAACAGTGTCCAGAGTTTGTAGATTACCGTCAGATCTTTTACATCGAACACGACGAAAGACATCCTCCGACCAAAGACTTTTCGAATGAAACTGATACTGATGATAATGACACACCAAAAGATTTGTCAACAAAAAGAAGAACATCACCATTCATACCAACACGGGCAAACGAAGCAAGTTTGCCAAAACTCAATGAGGGACACAATGTCCCTCAACAAATTTCGACTGCGCACACGATTCATGCCCCATCTTACATGATTGGACAACGACCATCATATTCCTACTTTCAATATCCCGATGAAAGTAGTGGACAAAGAGACTACACAACTGAAGCTGTACCCGATTATAAACGAACGGCACAGACCCCGTCAATGCCATCAGAGCACCGACCGGAAGTAGAACTGTCGCCGTATAACAGGTACTCGGACTTCAGTGCTGAACTTCGACCTGAATTCTCACCCATTAACCGTTGTCATGCGGAATGCTCTGACCATTTTTCGCTTTTGTACGATCTAATAAGGAACACTAATGGTCTTTTAGAGCACAGGGAACAAATAGAAGCCCCTTTAAATGCAAAAAGGGCACTCAATTTCGACAATCCGACTTATTCGCCGGTTATAGAACCAATATCACCAAGATCAACTTCAGGAAACGAGCACGACGCCTTTAACAACTATCCATGTGAAGAATGTGGAAAGAGGTATAGCACCTCAAGCAACCTGGCCCGACACCGACAAACTCACAGATCTTCAAGCGATAAGAAAGCCCGGAAATGCCCTCATTGCGAAAAGGTGTACGTGTCAATGCCTGCTTTTAGCATGCACGTCCGTACACACAGCCAGGGCTGTGAATGTCCGTACTGTGGCAAGAGATTTAGCCGACCTTGGTTACTACAG ggTCATATCAGAACCCATACAGGTGAGAAACCATTTGATTGCCCAAAATGCGGAAAATGTTTTGCCGACAAGTCCAACCTTAGGGCGCATGTGCAGACTCACTCGACAGAGAAACCATACGTATGCGGAAGGTGCGGTAAGGCGTTTGCTCTAAAGAGCTACCTCTACAAGCATGAGGAGTCCTCATGCATGCGCGGACAACGCAATAGGGCTAAACTTGAGAAACCAGGAACGCGTGCGCACAAACACCGGAACAGACAAAACTCGATTCACGACTCATCACCAAGTACCCCAGAAAGCTTGGCTTAA